CCGTTCGCCGGCGCCGgaggttcctcctcctcctccgcggcggcTGCCGCGGGAACGAGGGGCTACCACGAGCGGGTGGTGGACCACTACAGCAACCCGCGCAACGTGGGGGCGTTCGACAAGGAGGACGCGGACGTCGGCACGGGCCTCGTCGGCGCGCCGGCGTGCGGGGATGTCATGAAGATGCAGATCCGCGTCGACCAGGCCTCCGGCACCATCGTCGACGCATGCTTCAAGACCTTCGGCTGCGGCTCCGCCATCGCATCATCCTCGGTCGGTAAGTCAGCGCCCCTACCCTACTCCATCGTGTCCGTCGTGGCGATTGAATCCGTAAATTGTGGTCCCAATACTGTCGACTGTGATCGTTCGTAA
This Lolium perenne isolate Kyuss_39 chromosome 1, Kyuss_2.0, whole genome shotgun sequence DNA region includes the following protein-coding sequences:
- the LOC127327684 gene encoding iron-sulfur cluster assembly protein 1-like, which gives rise to MLRAAGNRLLIGAAGTRPFAGAGGSSSSSAAAAAGTRGYHERVVDHYSNPRNVGAFDKEDADVGTGLVGAPACGDVMKMQIRVDQASGTIVDACFKTFGCGSAIASSSVATEWVKGKQMDEVIAIKNTEIAKHLSLPPVKLHCSMLAEDAIKAAVKDYEAKKAKPANADE